The Balneolaceae bacterium genome window below encodes:
- a CDS encoding IS5 family transposase, whose translation MQENLHFPSKTLQFMIGTSPCQNQRDVFLPLLRDFIDMDHDLVRLAHKIDWNLFEEQFACLYSDTGQKAEPIRQMVGFLILKRLYNLGDETLADAWVMNPYMQYFCGKAHFQHRFPCDPSDLVHFRGRIGTGGLELIFAHSVQLHGKSARCTIATSDTTVQENNTTFPTDAKLAKKVIDGCNRIVNEEGLPQRQSYVRVSKQLLREAYFGHHPRRAKKAKKARRKLRTIAGRLLRELERNLPEDYQQDYQEFMEVGWQAITQQRTDKDKIYSLHKPFTACIAKGKAHKKYEFGNKVGIIVHPTRRLVLSVAAYEGNPNDSKTIAPLLETMDRLELEKPAEVIFDRGGRGAKTIDPVIVTTPDPPGKSTDENHKRRMRRRFRKRAGIEPIIGHLKSDHRMEQNYLHGKDSPYKNALLAATGWNLKKWMEQTRKKIKKALFRWGFQWLFTPSISLNPSS comes from the coding sequence TTGCAAGAAAACCTGCATTTTCCTTCAAAAACCTTGCAATTTATGATAGGAACTTCCCCTTGCCAAAACCAACGCGATGTCTTTCTGCCACTGCTACGGGACTTCATCGACATGGATCACGATCTGGTACGACTTGCCCATAAAATTGACTGGAATCTGTTCGAGGAACAATTTGCCTGTTTGTATTCCGACACCGGCCAGAAGGCCGAACCGATCCGGCAGATGGTAGGATTTTTGATATTAAAACGACTCTACAATCTCGGTGACGAAACGCTGGCGGATGCCTGGGTGATGAATCCCTACATGCAGTATTTCTGCGGGAAGGCCCATTTCCAGCATCGTTTCCCCTGTGATCCGAGTGATTTGGTTCACTTTCGGGGGCGGATAGGCACCGGAGGGCTGGAGTTGATTTTTGCCCATTCGGTTCAGCTTCACGGAAAATCTGCCCGGTGTACCATCGCCACTTCCGATACAACCGTACAGGAAAACAACACCACCTTTCCTACCGACGCCAAATTGGCCAAAAAAGTGATTGACGGGTGCAACCGTATTGTCAACGAGGAGGGGCTGCCCCAACGCCAGTCCTACGTGCGGGTGAGCAAGCAGTTGTTGCGGGAGGCCTACTTTGGTCATCATCCCCGGCGGGCCAAAAAGGCCAAAAAAGCCCGCCGGAAGTTGCGGACGATTGCAGGGCGATTGCTTCGGGAGCTGGAGCGGAACCTGCCCGAGGACTACCAGCAGGACTATCAGGAGTTTATGGAGGTGGGCTGGCAGGCGATTACCCAACAGCGCACGGATAAAGACAAGATTTACAGTCTGCATAAACCCTTCACTGCTTGTATCGCCAAGGGCAAAGCTCACAAAAAATACGAATTTGGCAACAAAGTAGGGATCATTGTCCACCCGACTCGCCGACTTGTCTTGTCGGTGGCGGCCTACGAAGGCAATCCGAACGATTCGAAAACCATTGCCCCGCTGCTGGAGACCATGGATCGACTGGAGTTGGAAAAACCTGCCGAGGTCATTTTTGACCGGGGAGGCCGAGGGGCAAAGACCATCGATCCAGTCATTGTTACCACCCCGGACCCGCCGGGTAAATCAACCGATGAGAACCATAAACGGCGGATGCGACGCAGATTTCGCAAGCGAGCCGGGATCGAACCAATTATCGGACACCTGAAGAGTGATCATCGTATGGAACAGAACTATCTGCACGGCAAAGACTCCCCCTATAAGAATGCTCTGCTGGCAGCGACGGGATGGAATTTGAAAAAATGGATGGAGCAAACGCGTAAAAAAATAAAAAAAGCCTTGTTTCGATGGGGCTTTCAGTGGCTTTTTACACCTTCAATCTCCCTAAATCCGAGTTCTTAA